One Paroedura picta isolate Pp20150507F chromosome 3, Ppicta_v3.0, whole genome shotgun sequence genomic window carries:
- the HESX1 gene encoding homeobox expressed in ES cells 1 gives MAGRSLCSANFPSHNHQNKSSLRENKNTSCSFSIESILGLEQKKDVIPAAKPHRPWVDKGSDLGEDCNPCSCIPAISYAIPLFHASNYPDAEERVLKCENYFAVNERLSYKRELSWYRGRRPRTAFTRNQIELLENVFRVNSYPGIDVREELAQKLDLDEDRIQIWFQNRRAKMKRSHRESQFLVVKNTFPQNMIK, from the exons ATGGCGGGACGATCTCTATGTTCTGCTAATTTTCCCTCTCATAATCATCAGAACAAATCCAGTCTCagggaaaataaaaatacatcatGTTCATTTTCCATCGAAAGCATCTTGGGGTTGGAACAGAAAAAAGATGTCATTCCAGCTGCAAAGCCTCACAGGCCATGGGTGGATAAAGGGAGTGATTTAG GAGAGGACTGTAACCCCTGTTCATGTATCCCTGCCATTTCCTATGCAATCCCATTGTTTCATGCCAGCAACTACCCAGATGCAGAAGAAAGAGTTCTGAAATGTGAAAACTATTTCGCAGTCAATGAAAGGCTTTCTTACAAAAGGGAATTGAGTTGGTACCGTGGTAGGAGGCCAAGGACTGCATTCACTCGAAACCAG ATTGAACTActggaaaatgtttttagagtgAATTCCTATCCTGGAATTGATGTCAGAGAAGAACTAGCCCAaaaattagatttagatgaagacaGAATccag ATCTGGTTCCAGAATCGCCGGGCAAAGATGAAGAGATCACACAGAGAGTCTCAGTTTCTAGTGGTGAAAAATACGTTCCCACAAAATATGATAAAATAG